The genome window CTGCCGGAGGGGACACGAAGCGTGCGTCTTTATGCAAGACCTGACCCCAATAAACTTATGGTTACAGCAAAGTCTTGCTTATATCCTTCTTTTGTCGGACTGAAATCAGAAATAACCCTGACCACATCTTTGCTGAAGTCCAGTCTTTTCCGTCATCTTCACATCGCCTTCCATAGGCAGACATTTCCTATCTACAGGGAAAAAGAAGTGGAAAGACAGTGCTACTCACACAACTGCTATCGGCTTATTTCGCCTTCAAAATCAAGCGAAGACTCTGCTTATAATTGATGTAGTTCCATACCCAATTGAGCAGGATAAACGTCTTGTTCTTCACACCAAGGATAGAACGGAGGTGAACGACGAGCCACAATGCCCAGGCAGGGAAGCCACCGAACTTCCTTCCGGAGATTTCAGCAACAGCATGATTACGCCCGATGGTAGCCATCACGCCGAGATTCTTGTATCTGAAAGGTTTTACTTCCTTCCCTTTCAAAACAGCCTTGAGGTTCTTCGCAACGGTCTTTGCCTGCTGCATTGCTACCTGTGCCAGCTGCGGATGACCAAGCGGATACTCCTCGTCACCCTCTATCAGACTCAGGTCACCAATGGCATAGACATCCTGCAAACCCTTCACACGACAGAAACGGTCGGTAAGAAGTCTGCCAGCATGACCGACACTCTCAGCAGGAATACCCTCTATCGTGTTCGCACAGATACCACTCACCCAAATAACCGTTTGAGCAGGGATTTCCAGTCCGGCACTCGTCTTCAGGACGCCGTCCTTATACTCGGTGGCAAACTGTGGCTGACGGATGTGGACATGCAAGTCCTTTAGGTCACGTTCTGCCCGTTTTGATGAAACCGGATCCATACCTGCAAGAAGGCGGTCGCCCGCATTGACAAGATAAATGTGCATCTGTGAGGAATCAAGGTCGGGATAGTCACGTGCAATGATGTTCTTCTTCATCTCAGCCACAGCACCTGCTATCTCAACCCCTGAAGCACCGCCACCCACGATAACGATATTCATCAAAGCCTGCTTGCGTACGGGATTGTCCTCCGTCTCGGCAAGTTCAAGATTACGCAGGATGGTATTGCGGAGCCGCATTGCCTCACTGACCGATTTCATCGGAAGTGTGGTCGCCTCGATGTCCTTGTTCCCGAAAAAGTTAGTCTTTGCGCCAGCTGCCAGCACAAGATAGTCGTATTCTATCTCACCCACTGTCGTTTGGATTGTCTTTTCAGCCGTATTCACCGACTGCACTTCTGCCATACGGAAGAAGAAGTCCTTGCGTCCCTGGAAAAGACGACGGAAAGGAAAGGAGA of Prevotella fusca JCM 17724 contains these proteins:
- a CDS encoding NAD(P)/FAD-dependent oxidoreductase; the encoded protein is MKANVERTDKKRVVIVGGGLGGLELAFKLVDDDFQVVLVDKNNYHQFPPLIYQVASGGLEPSSISFPFRRLFQGRKDFFFRMAEVQSVNTAEKTIQTTVGEIEYDYLVLAAGAKTNFFGNKDIEATTLPMKSVSEAMRLRNTILRNLELAETEDNPVRKQALMNIVIVGGGASGVEIAGAVAEMKKNIIARDYPDLDSSQMHIYLVNAGDRLLAGMDPVSSKRAERDLKDLHVHIRQPQFATEYKDGVLKTSAGLEIPAQTVIWVSGICANTIEGIPAESVGHAGRLLTDRFCRVKGLQDVYAIGDLSLIEGDEEYPLGHPQLAQVAMQQAKTVAKNLKAVLKGKEVKPFRYKNLGVMATIGRNHAVAEISGRKFGGFPAWALWLVVHLRSILGVKNKTFILLNWVWNYINYKQSLRLILKAK